A genomic segment from Spirochaetales bacterium encodes:
- a CDS encoding DUF1573 domain-containing protein — protein sequence MKNMTVTLITLLLIVGISGCGFLPLSEDEYDNKYSEERAQNIAVRQDTTYYGESDTYDFGNVSSSKDVTFTIENSGDDVLHLTGTPTVSINGSSVYSIQQWPLDAIDPGTTSDFILRFQNDYSSAQRNADIIIASNDPDTELYTFHVTGYAVC from the coding sequence GTCGGAATAAGCGGATGCGGTTTTCTTCCATTGTCGGAAGACGAATATGATAATAAATACAGTGAAGAACGTGCGCAGAATATAGCCGTCAGGCAGGATACTACCTATTACGGTGAAAGCGATACCTATGATTTCGGGAATGTTAGTTCTAGTAAAGATGTGACATTCACGATTGAAAATTCGGGAGATGATGTTCTTCACCTGACGGGGACACCGACTGTTTCAATCAATGGCAGTAGTGTCTACTCAATTCAGCAATGGCCTCTGGATGCTATCGATCCGGGTACGACATCAGACTTTATATTACGATTTCAAAACGATTATTCTTCTGCGCAAAGAAATGCAGATATTATCATAGCAAGCAACGATCCCGATACAGAATTGTATACATTTCATGTTACCGGTTATGCCGTATGTTGA